In one Lolium rigidum isolate FL_2022 chromosome 3, APGP_CSIRO_Lrig_0.1, whole genome shotgun sequence genomic region, the following are encoded:
- the LOC124699374 gene encoding (+)-neomenthol dehydrogenase-like, translated as MEGTISSPANRRIAVVTGGNKGIGFEVCRQLASDGITVVLTARDETRGTVAVEKLKAMGISDVVFHQLDITNASNIAGLADFLKTRFGKLDILVNNAAIGGVEYLQELDTNEEKFIGLDFHQRLEWMFKNINETIDGAKEGVKTNFYGTKHVIEALLPLLLQSSSEGKIVNVSSGAGLLTFIKNEEVRHELNDINNLTEQRIDELLDKFLEDFEAGTSEAQGWPTVLAAYKMAKATMNAYSRILAKRHPELRVNCVHPGYVKTHITMGSGVLTPEEGARNVVKVALLPEGGPTGLYFDKGEEASFV; from the exons ATGGAAGGAACCATCTCCAGCCCCGCAAACAGGAG GATTGCCGTCGTCACCGGCGGGAACAAGGGGATCGGTTTCGAGGTATGCCGGCAACTAGCCAGCGATGGCATTACAGTGGTTTTGACGGCCCGGGACGAGACGAGGGgcacggtggcggtggagaagctCAAAGCCATGGGGATCAGTGATGTCGTCTTCCATCAGCTGGACATCACAAACGCTTCGAACATTGCTGGATTGGCCGATTTCTTGAAGACCCGTTTCGGGAAGCTAGATATTCTG GTGAATAATGCCGCAATTGGTGGGGTTGAGTACCTCCAAGAACTCGATACCAACGAGGAAAAG TTCATTGGCCTAGATTTCCACCAGAGACTCGAATGGATGTTCAAAAATATCAACGAGACCATCGACGGCGCAAAGGAAGGTGTGAAGACAAACTTCTACGGCACGAAGCATGTAATCGAAGCCCTGCTGCCTCTTCTGCTGCAATCTTCCTCCGAGGGGAAAATAGTGAACGTCTCCTCTGGTGCTGGACTTCTTACG TTTATCAAGAACGAGGAGGTGAGGCACGAGCTCAATGACATCAACAACCTAACAGAGCAGAGAATAGACGAGCTGCTGGACAAGTTCCTCGAGGATTTTGAGGCCGGGACGTCGGAGGCGCAGGGGTGGCCGACCGTTCTCGCAGCATACAAGATGGCCAAAGCCACCATGAACGCCTACTCGAGAATCTTGGCCAAGAGGCACCCGGAGCTCCGCGTCAACTGCGTGCACCCAGGCTACGTCAAGACCCACATAACCATGGGCTCGGGTGTCCTGACGCCCGAGGAGGGCGCGCGTAACGTCGTGAAGGTGGCGCTGCTGCCCGAGGGCGGGCCGACCGGCTTGTACTTCGACAAAGGCGAGGAGGCGTCGTTCGTCTGA